From a region of the Hyalangium ruber genome:
- the greB gene encoding transcription elongation factor GreB produces the protein MRQDVPPEQEEQEEDAEEQGGAHRRYLTRAGAERMHRELLRLLNEERPKVTAEVSAAAAQGDRSENAEYIYGKKRLREIDRRIRFLSKRLDTATIVTPAEQTDQGRVYFGATVLLEDEDGARTTYQIVGSDEIDTQGGRISVESPIGKALLRKAVGDTVEVMRPRGEIELTIVSIKYV, from the coding sequence ATGCGTCAGGACGTACCCCCAGAGCAGGAAGAGCAGGAAGAGGATGCCGAGGAGCAGGGGGGAGCCCACCGCCGCTACCTCACCCGGGCCGGCGCCGAGCGCATGCACCGCGAACTCTTGCGGCTGCTCAACGAAGAGCGCCCCAAGGTCACCGCCGAGGTCTCCGCCGCCGCCGCCCAGGGCGACCGCTCCGAGAACGCCGAGTACATCTACGGCAAGAAGCGCCTGCGCGAGATCGACCGCCGCATCCGCTTCCTGTCCAAGCGCCTGGACACCGCCACCATCGTCACCCCCGCCGAGCAGACCGACCAGGGCCGGGTCTACTTCGGCGCCACCGTCCTGCTCGAGGACGAGGACGGCGCACGCACCACCTATCAGATCGTCGGCTCGGACGAGATCGACACCCAGGGCGGGCGCATCAGCGTCGAGTCGCCCATTGGCAAGGCGCTGCTGCGCAAGGCCGTCGGAGACACCGTGGAGGTGATGCGGCCCCGGGGTGAAATCGAGCTCACCATCGTCTCCATCAAGTACGTGTAG
- a CDS encoding HP0495 family protein yields MKKDGGGTPPAEGEEKKPLIEYPAVYTFKVMGLKDHDFPEYVRTLFKRLMGTEISPDSIREQPSSKGKYVSVSVSVYLLSEEHRRAIYAELHQDKRVIYYL; encoded by the coding sequence ATGAAGAAGGATGGCGGGGGGACACCCCCGGCAGAAGGCGAGGAGAAGAAGCCCCTCATCGAGTACCCGGCCGTCTACACCTTCAAGGTGATGGGCCTGAAGGATCACGACTTCCCCGAGTATGTACGCACGCTCTTCAAGCGGCTCATGGGCACGGAGATCTCTCCGGACTCCATCCGCGAGCAGCCCAGCAGCAAGGGCAAGTACGTGTCGGTGAGCGTCTCGGTGTACCTGCTGTCCGAGGAGCACCGCCGCGCCATCTACGCCGAGCTCCACCAGGACAAGCGGGTCATCTACTACCTCTAG
- a CDS encoding SAM-dependent methyltransferase: MSSAGPFPLYYPGDARRAFGSDEATRRFARVAQLEPGSRVLVLGCGPNNAAVLLARDMGCSVVAADTEDALLAQVRERVRALGLGDRVETRRVDLERLGLPESEFDAILIQGRVFYPLTATLGALRRLLAKRGRIGMTYPARVGRYTAKAALEFWEKRLGAPPLLPRELLLELEAQGYEPESAESLTDLELDNLYREIEGRLDAAPPEQAKVVREEIAIHREQNGKAGVSYAFIIGRRKEPGEKPPASRDRG; the protein is encoded by the coding sequence ATGAGTTCGGCCGGGCCCTTCCCGCTCTATTACCCTGGTGATGCCCGGCGGGCCTTCGGCTCCGATGAGGCGACACGCCGCTTTGCCCGGGTGGCTCAGCTCGAGCCCGGCTCGCGGGTGCTGGTGCTCGGCTGCGGCCCGAACAACGCGGCGGTGCTGCTCGCCCGCGACATGGGCTGCTCGGTGGTTGCCGCTGACACCGAGGACGCGTTGCTCGCCCAGGTGCGCGAGCGGGTGCGGGCGCTGGGCCTGGGAGACCGCGTGGAGACACGGCGCGTGGACCTGGAGCGGCTGGGGCTCCCCGAGAGCGAGTTCGACGCCATCCTCATCCAGGGCCGGGTGTTCTACCCCCTGACCGCGACCCTGGGCGCGCTGCGCCGGCTGCTGGCGAAGCGAGGGCGCATCGGGATGACGTACCCGGCGAGGGTAGGGCGCTACACGGCCAAGGCCGCCCTGGAGTTCTGGGAGAAGCGCCTCGGTGCGCCGCCCCTGCTGCCGCGCGAGCTGCTGCTGGAGCTGGAGGCGCAAGGCTACGAGCCCGAGTCCGCGGAGTCGCTCACGGATCTCGAGCTGGACAACCTGTATCGGGAGATCGAAGGGCGCCTGGACGCCGCTCCTCCGGAGCAGGCCAAGGTGGTGCGCGAGGAGATCGCCATCCACCGCGAGCAGAACGGCAAGGCCGGCGTGAGCTACGCCTTCATCATCGGCCGCCGCAAGGAGCCGGGAGAGAAGCCGCCGGCCTCGCGCGACCGCGGGTAG
- a CDS encoding deacetylase: MARTQQTGSRFRRIYESLSAENLSASGQDNALSLEELGLDSRDERVALAFGVYSRHGLENALRQYGVIQRIQERGVGPLEFRLTFEDPFRPRIVLWSLRYDAPAMDICLRKVTGAEVGLPPPLDSRSLLYLDSFVLQHPGRSFDWNRPPMPDQNHPGLALSAEILEILLLMARRVGAEGMALTPATFAAAWVYARRFHFVDGAAHGRFLALRRAGHRWPRWFHAWAVELECLRAAEGVPVRFTPTPMLAAGSRRLERFFEGKPWRAAVKEHSQPALTIDFEALQDRFPWARMPPGPPPDAVAEVLAYDPLAAG; this comes from the coding sequence ATGGCGCGGACGCAGCAGACAGGCTCGCGATTCCGCCGCATCTACGAGAGCCTGAGCGCGGAGAATCTGTCCGCGTCCGGACAGGACAACGCGCTGAGCCTCGAGGAGCTGGGGCTGGACTCGCGCGACGAGCGGGTGGCGCTCGCCTTTGGTGTCTACAGCCGCCACGGGCTGGAGAACGCCCTGCGCCAGTATGGGGTGATCCAGCGCATCCAGGAGCGCGGGGTAGGGCCGCTCGAGTTTCGTCTGACGTTCGAGGACCCGTTCCGACCCCGAATCGTGCTCTGGAGCCTGCGCTACGACGCGCCGGCGATGGACATCTGCCTGCGGAAGGTCACCGGCGCCGAGGTAGGGTTGCCTCCGCCCCTGGATTCCCGCTCCTTGCTCTATCTGGACTCCTTCGTCCTCCAGCACCCGGGGCGCTCCTTCGACTGGAACCGCCCGCCGATGCCCGACCAGAACCACCCCGGGCTGGCGCTCTCGGCGGAGATCCTCGAGATCCTCCTGCTCATGGCCCGCCGCGTGGGTGCCGAGGGCATGGCGCTCACGCCCGCCACCTTCGCCGCCGCCTGGGTCTACGCCCGCCGCTTCCACTTCGTGGATGGCGCCGCGCACGGGCGCTTCCTGGCGCTCCGGAGAGCGGGGCATCGCTGGCCCCGCTGGTTCCATGCCTGGGCCGTGGAATTGGAGTGTCTGCGCGCAGCGGAGGGCGTCCCCGTTCGCTTCACGCCCACCCCCATGCTGGCGGCCGGCTCACGCCGCCTCGAGCGCTTCTTCGAGGGCAAGCCCTGGCGGGCCGCCGTGAAGGAGCACTCCCAGCCCGCCCTGACCATCGACTTCGAGGCGCTCCAGGACCGTTTCCCCTGGGCGCGCATGCCCCCAGGCCCGCCGCCCGACGCCGTGGCCGAGGTGCTGGCCTACGATCCCCTCGCCGCCGGCTGA
- a CDS encoding PhoH family protein yields MPKNFILDTNVLLHDPRSIYSFKDHNVIIPIYVIEEIDQFKRDLSELGRNARLVTRYLDSFRTEGSLKEGVPLPNGGFLRVSFADAANELPPPLVDGNLMDNRILAVAIGLMKKEPDTQAVFITKDTNLRIRADALGLIAEDYDTERVEITELYTGFTELLVPREAVDQMYKPGAEVEVSVQETLFPNQCVLLKDEINPSHTAMGRYNASKGRVVPLLRTIKEGIWGVRPRNMEQAFVLDLLLNDDIKLVTIVGKAGTGKTLMAIAAGLHKVTEESLYHKLLVSRPIFPLGRDIGYLPGSVEEKLNPWMQPIFDNVEFLMNLSRADKKAGRGYHELVDLGLIEIEPLTYIRGRSIPNQFIIVDEAQNLTPHEVKTIITRVGDNTKIVLTGDPFQIDNPYVDATNNGLVHVVNRFKNEKIAGHITMAKGERSALAELAANLL; encoded by the coding sequence ATGCCGAAGAACTTCATCCTCGACACCAACGTCCTCCTCCACGATCCGCGCAGCATCTACAGCTTCAAGGACCACAACGTCATCATCCCGATCTACGTGATCGAGGAGATCGACCAGTTCAAGCGGGACTTGTCGGAGCTGGGGCGCAACGCGCGCCTGGTGACCCGCTACCTGGACTCGTTCCGCACCGAGGGCTCGCTGAAGGAGGGCGTGCCCCTGCCCAACGGCGGCTTCCTCCGGGTGAGCTTCGCCGACGCGGCCAATGAGCTGCCGCCGCCCCTGGTGGACGGCAACCTGATGGACAACCGCATCCTCGCGGTCGCCATCGGCCTGATGAAGAAGGAGCCGGACACCCAGGCCGTCTTCATCACCAAGGACACCAACCTGCGCATCCGCGCCGACGCGCTGGGCCTCATCGCCGAGGACTACGACACCGAGCGCGTCGAGATCACCGAGCTGTACACCGGCTTCACCGAGCTGCTGGTCCCCCGGGAGGCCGTGGACCAGATGTACAAGCCGGGCGCGGAGGTGGAGGTCTCGGTCCAGGAGACGCTCTTCCCCAACCAGTGCGTGCTGCTCAAGGACGAGATCAACCCCTCGCACACGGCCATGGGCCGCTACAACGCGAGCAAGGGCCGGGTGGTGCCGCTGCTGCGCACCATCAAGGAGGGCATCTGGGGCGTCCGGCCGCGCAACATGGAGCAGGCCTTCGTGCTGGACCTGCTGCTCAATGACGACATCAAGCTCGTCACCATCGTGGGCAAGGCGGGCACCGGCAAGACGCTGATGGCGATCGCCGCGGGGCTCCACAAGGTGACGGAGGAGAGCCTGTACCACAAGCTGCTGGTGAGCCGGCCCATCTTCCCGCTCGGCCGGGACATCGGCTACCTGCCGGGCAGCGTCGAGGAGAAGCTCAACCCCTGGATGCAGCCCATCTTCGACAACGTGGAGTTCCTGATGAACCTCAGCCGCGCCGACAAGAAGGCCGGTCGCGGCTACCACGAGCTGGTGGACCTGGGGCTCATCGAGATCGAGCCGCTGACGTATATCCGCGGCCGCAGCATCCCCAACCAGTTCATCATCGTGGACGAGGCGCAGAATCTCACTCCCCACGAGGTGAAGACGATCATCACCCGCGTGGGCGACAACACGAAGATCGTTCTCACCGGGGACCCGTTCCAGATCGACAACCCCTACGTGGACGCGACGAACAATGGCCTCGTTCACGTGGTCAACCGCTTCAAGAACGAGAAGATCGCGGGCCACATCACCATGGCCAAGGGTGAGCGCAGCGCCCTGGCCGAGCTCGCGGCGAACCTGCTCTAG